A window of the Bradyrhizobium diazoefficiens genome harbors these coding sequences:
- a CDS encoding glycosyltransferase family 2 protein, which translates to MFLSIVVPCYNEEEGLREFHRQMVSAARALCGAKFELILVDDGSTDNTWKIINELLAEDRNVVAVRLARNHGHQLALTAGLSTVRGDLVLVIDADLQDPPELLTPMYEMMVREGADVVYGMRRSRAGETRFKKQSAEAFYRLLAKVTRVQIPVDTGDFRLMSRRISDQLVQMPEHDRFIRGMVAWLGYKQVAYEYDRHPRFAGTTKYPLVKMIGFAADALISFSMVPLRIATYVGALLTTLLTFVGIAAVIGWVFSGTVPGWTSLTLLVVMISSVQLLVLGLMGEYIGRIYIQSKNRPLFLISHIHRRGRLPHGAEPATDLERAPFRTLLAQSGPEARGQVHDEVP; encoded by the coding sequence ATGTTTCTGTCGATCGTTGTGCCCTGCTACAACGAGGAAGAGGGCCTGCGCGAATTCCATCGCCAGATGGTGTCGGCGGCGCGCGCGCTGTGCGGCGCTAAGTTCGAGCTGATTCTGGTCGATGACGGATCGACCGACAACACCTGGAAGATCATCAACGAGCTTCTGGCGGAGGACCGCAACGTGGTCGCGGTCCGGCTCGCGCGCAATCATGGCCATCAACTCGCGCTCACCGCCGGGCTTTCGACCGTGCGCGGCGATCTCGTGCTTGTCATCGATGCAGACTTGCAGGACCCGCCGGAACTCCTGACGCCGATGTACGAGATGATGGTCCGCGAAGGCGCCGACGTCGTCTACGGCATGCGGCGAAGCCGCGCCGGCGAAACCCGCTTCAAGAAGCAATCGGCGGAAGCATTCTACCGCCTGCTCGCCAAAGTCACCCGCGTCCAGATTCCCGTCGACACCGGCGATTTCCGCCTGATGAGCCGGCGGATCTCCGACCAGCTCGTGCAGATGCCGGAGCATGACCGCTTCATCCGCGGCATGGTGGCATGGCTCGGCTACAAGCAGGTCGCCTACGAATACGATCGCCATCCGCGCTTCGCCGGCACCACCAAATATCCGCTGGTGAAGATGATCGGTTTTGCCGCCGACGCGCTGATCAGTTTTTCGATGGTGCCGTTACGGATCGCGACCTATGTCGGCGCGCTGTTGACGACCCTGCTGACGTTTGTCGGCATCGCCGCGGTGATAGGCTGGGTGTTCTCCGGCACCGTGCCCGGCTGGACCAGCTTGACGCTCCTGGTCGTCATGATCTCCTCTGTGCAGCTCCTCGTGCTCGGGCTGATGGGCGAATATATCGGCCGCATCTATATCCAGTCGAAGAACCGCCCGCTGTTCCTGATCTCGCATATCCACCGCCGCGGCCGGCTGCCGCACGGTGCGGAGCCGGCGACCGATCTGGAGCGGGCGCCATTCAGGACGTTGCTCGCGCAATCCGGACCGGAGGCGCGCGGCCAGGTTCACGACGAGGTGCCCTGA
- a CDS encoding DUF1127 domain-containing protein — MPPQLTNISRGNEGEAARRGLSLSIVSAKSAVDQALAARLKASAAALDDALPDKDTAGPAAASTRSVLGLLRRVWLAFQERRWNQRLTLQDLSDRELMDIGLTRSEIDYLTPQRAIDRLRDSTRYLWNRGGM; from the coding sequence ATGCCACCACAACTGACGAATATCTCACGCGGGAATGAGGGCGAGGCCGCAAGGCGCGGCCTCAGCCTTTCGATCGTGTCGGCCAAGAGCGCAGTCGACCAGGCGTTGGCAGCACGCCTCAAGGCGTCCGCTGCGGCGCTGGACGATGCTTTGCCGGACAAGGATACTGCCGGACCAGCGGCCGCATCGACGCGAAGCGTCCTGGGCCTGCTCAGGCGAGTCTGGCTCGCGTTTCAGGAGCGGCGCTGGAACCAACGGCTCACCTTGCAGGACCTGAGTGACAGGGAGCTGATGGACATTGGCTTGACGCGCAGTGAGATCGACTACCTCACACCTCAGCGAGCGATCGATAGACTGAGAGACAGCACGCGGTATCTCTGGAACCGCGGCGGGATGTAG
- a CDS encoding class I SAM-dependent methyltransferase, translated as MDKAEFDRFADAYEDQHRENIAVTGEGPEYFAEYKIRALREIVDHTGLDVKRICDFGSGIGNSIPHFRRHFPEAALTSSDVSERSLALGRQRYPEAGNCVLIENNRIPVEADSFDVVFSACVFHHIPHGEHLSWLQELHRITRPGGLIAIFEHNPLNPLTVRAVNTCPFDENARLIFARDLGKRLQAGGWASSRIQYNLFFPRALARLRPFENKLGWLPLGAQYVATARKA; from the coding sequence ATGGACAAGGCCGAGTTCGATCGCTTCGCAGACGCCTATGAGGACCAGCATCGCGAGAACATCGCAGTGACCGGCGAGGGCCCGGAATATTTCGCGGAATACAAGATCAGGGCGCTCCGCGAGATCGTCGATCACACCGGCCTCGACGTGAAGCGGATCTGCGATTTCGGCTCCGGGATCGGCAATTCGATTCCGCATTTCCGGCGCCATTTTCCCGAGGCAGCGCTGACCTCGTCCGATGTCAGCGAACGCAGCCTCGCATTGGGCCGGCAGCGGTACCCCGAAGCCGGCAACTGCGTACTGATCGAGAACAATCGGATTCCGGTCGAGGCCGACAGCTTCGACGTGGTGTTTTCAGCCTGCGTGTTCCACCACATCCCGCACGGAGAGCACCTGTCGTGGTTGCAGGAGTTGCATCGGATCACGCGGCCGGGCGGCCTGATCGCCATCTTCGAGCATAATCCGCTGAACCCGCTCACCGTGCGTGCGGTGAACACTTGTCCGTTCGACGAGAACGCCAGGCTGATTTTCGCCCGCGATCTGGGCAAGCGGCTGCAAGCCGGCGGTTGGGCTTCATCGCGCATCCAGTACAATTTGTTTTTCCCTCGCGCCCTCGCCCGGCTGCGGCCGTTTGAGAACAAGCTCGGCTGGTTGCCCTTGGGGGCGCAATACGTCGCCACCGCACGCAAGGCTTGA
- a CDS encoding class I SAM-dependent methyltransferase: protein MKAILNHPVLYQAYQNAGGFFGARVKAIADYLTLRPGMRVIDIGCGPGYILRHLPDGIDYTGFDIDPAYIAHAQRAFGHLGTFHCRHFDAAAAREFAGADVVMMNGVLHHIADADLQTTLADIRDVLKADGVLFTLDGCYREGQSRIARWLLDNDRGEFVRDHDGYDQVLRGAFGKVNLAIRDDYSRVPYTFIIGVSQK, encoded by the coding sequence ATGAAGGCGATCCTCAACCATCCCGTGCTCTATCAGGCCTACCAGAACGCCGGCGGCTTTTTCGGCGCGCGGGTCAAGGCGATCGCGGATTATCTCACGCTGCGGCCGGGCATGCGGGTGATCGATATCGGCTGCGGGCCCGGCTACATCCTGCGCCATCTGCCCGATGGAATCGACTATACCGGCTTCGATATCGACCCGGCCTATATCGCGCATGCGCAGCGCGCGTTCGGTCATCTCGGCACCTTTCACTGCCGTCATTTCGATGCCGCCGCCGCGCGGGAATTTGCCGGCGCCGACGTCGTCATGATGAACGGCGTGCTGCATCACATCGCCGATGCGGATTTGCAGACCACACTGGCCGATATCAGGGACGTGCTCAAGGCGGACGGCGTGCTGTTCACGCTCGACGGCTGTTATCGCGAGGGGCAGTCGCGCATCGCAAGATGGCTGCTCGACAACGACCGTGGCGAATTCGTCAGGGATCACGACGGCTACGATCAGGTGCTGCGCGGCGCCTTCGGCAAGGTAAACCTCGCGATTCGCGACGATTATTCGCGGGTGCCCTACACGTTCATCATCGGCGTCTCACAGAAATAG